Within Acidimicrobiia bacterium, the genomic segment GCCGTCACCCGTCTTCACGACGCGCAACGTGCCCACGACGCCGAACGACTCGGCGTCGCCGCCCGCGGCCGCGACCGCCTCGCGCATCCGGGGGATCGACGACTCGACGTCGGCGGCGTCCTCGCCCCACGGGATCCACGCCGAGCCGAAGCGGGCGAGACGTCGTGCGACGCTCGCGTTGACGCGGCCGCTGACCCAGATCGGCACGCCACCCGGCTGTGCGGGCTTCGGCATCTGGTGGATCGCGTCGAACTGCAAGCCGTCGCCGTCGAAGCTCGCGCGCTGCTCGCGCCACAGCGTCTGGCAGACCGCGAGCGTGTGGTCGAGCAGCCGGCCCCGCCGTGAGAAGTCGAGCCCGGCCGCCTCGTACTCCTCACGCTGCCAACCGACGCCGACACCGAGGTCGAGGCGGCCGCCCGACAGCACGTCCAGCGTCGCCGCGGTCTTCGCGAGCACGACGGGGCGACGCAGCGCGGCGAGCAGGATGTTCGTGCCGAGGCGGACACGCGACGTGATGCTGCTGATCGCGGTGAGCGTCGTCATCGGCTCGAGCCAGCACCCGTCCGGGCCGGTCGGTTGCCGGCCCCCCTCCGCGCCGCCGAGCTCGGGACGCGAGTACGCCTCGAGGTTCTCGCCGTACACGACGTGGTCCGAGACGACGAGACGGTCGACGCCCGCGCGGTCGTACAGCTGCGCGCGCTCGAGCACGTGACCCCAACCGCCGGGATCCTCGGCGGCGTAGGTGGTGAGCCCCATCGAGAGCTGCGGCAGGTCGTTGTTCATGGCTCCCTCGGGCCGAGCCGTCCCGCGCCTCCGCGCACGGCTCGGCTTCGTCCCGCTGTTCATGGCTCCCTCGGGCCGAGCCGTCCCGCGCCTCC encodes:
- a CDS encoding TIGR03619 family F420-dependent LLM class oxidoreductase — its product is MNNDLPQLSMGLTTYAAEDPGGWGHVLERAQLYDRAGVDRLVVSDHVVYGENLEAYSRPELGGAEGGRQPTGPDGCWLEPMTTLTAISSITSRVRLGTNILLAALRRPVVLAKTAATLDVLSGGRLDLGVGVGWQREEYEAAGLDFSRRGRLLDHTLAVCQTLWREQRASFDGDGLQFDAIHQMPKPAQPGGVPIWVSGRVNASVARRLARFGSAWIPWGEDAADVESSIPRMREAVAAAGGDAESFGVVGTLRVVKTGDGAVDVDATVAAAPALAAAGVTDMRCMLPLREDPAAFEAALHDLVAAFRDAVGRERPT